The proteins below are encoded in one region of Pseudomonas helmanticensis:
- a CDS encoding Tc toxin subunit A — translation MTNPVIRPVEQLLKHVFSEAQRDSYVDFCTYLERGGSIFHVVEHGVRGLVDEYSMHPEDAQAFLRRANSLAIFVRRRFIEHSLRHSSTQSVHPGSGLLSIVDGPSYERLFYPKFDEFCPPQALEAMNSPVAYLIELLRWIDQRIFPEGDASKLDLHLRRQDLKQLLVDFNAVHQAISALDVIIPVLETFIIKNSPKKLDLEDALFEARYPNGLPYFQHWVTLDFVARQHGFSVGNITHMVDLAYPYFLQSEAWDTDAGRALSHASRLGPYQRELLTEAPIDPEDDDARDAYYARNFGTVGAGWQNLNQVKFFGERTRQDSRGLEALLSIREFAPTRSANVAVYGDSQPGETESHRCGSVFVNAGTSPVLDIDYRDTSGGFLHRLTQAPTTIDRYERMNRKLRLDQWLDLPSDQVDALLAAAIHAEARGATPAHPYWISTHSVHALGLFQSLRERYGCTAQDFAAFIDEVSIYGRAQVLSLFDRTFNSQGDYRQPMRLDGGEFSALPTQGESDLTISQLCSGLSIDLQTYAYLAAAIAEAHGLGNKLKRSAAVISSFYRLVKLPRLLGITPVEGVLMLTLLGGKSWINGLAGLPRMVERRDDETPPDVLNLIYAMHSCASWCKDRDMPVLWMLQQVSPPQALAVVTEAERQLFEQIRNLLPASLFSNAGLQTAGVPLLVGLDWLQLLVALVDATGLVIASDLPEADYLLFAREKLDQAVRDGLGENDAGVRAIIVERMLSVLIRAREAQVSVARECLAVYTALDAERSLRILTWAQSTVYQLLARVLERAEQSAPQARASEQPDPLLSLLADVRRRAAVVSKLNLSARLLEDLLQYGHKAWMDQQDRHLLSVRTLYFLSALTRAFELSEQPAEKLLDYLREVNALTDDLSVDALWLAQQAALRRLAAFFDWSVQEVHECVIHIDPALKILKNLSQLDLLLRIRVLAAHSGMDAQTIFLLGNLPEAIDKDAYRLAAERAVLSLSETRAPMVSFADEVPEPLLSMICTADKTDVVANKPDEKIIFTVTLKTPGGKALSGVYVHWQTSLGTVAAKATQVDGTVQVEYLPGKVMGQEVPLFWVALIDAQQAPLVAVTDDAQTLFFPGPLMSLVPEEPIPAGQEFELTATLRDDYKNLGRNRLVRWFAEARDDTGLPVAVIRPEQSYTDAEGITRVFVSSPSGGTFIFSVVCEASSNAAFFEPITFDAPPVTP, via the coding sequence ATGACTAACCCGGTGATTCGTCCCGTTGAGCAACTACTGAAGCATGTGTTCAGCGAAGCGCAACGCGACAGCTATGTCGATTTCTGCACCTATCTGGAGCGCGGCGGGTCCATTTTTCATGTGGTGGAGCACGGCGTTCGCGGGTTGGTCGACGAATACAGCATGCATCCCGAGGACGCGCAGGCATTTTTGCGCAGGGCCAACAGTCTGGCGATCTTCGTGCGACGTCGTTTCATCGAGCACTCGTTGCGCCATTCTTCGACACAATCGGTCCATCCTGGCAGTGGTTTGCTGTCGATCGTTGACGGGCCGAGCTACGAGCGACTGTTCTATCCGAAGTTCGATGAGTTTTGTCCGCCTCAGGCACTGGAAGCGATGAACTCGCCAGTGGCCTATCTGATCGAATTGTTACGCTGGATCGATCAGCGGATCTTTCCTGAAGGTGACGCGAGCAAACTGGATTTGCACCTGCGCCGCCAGGATCTCAAACAGTTGCTCGTCGACTTCAACGCCGTGCATCAAGCGATCTCGGCGCTGGACGTCATTATCCCGGTGCTTGAAACCTTTATCATTAAAAACAGCCCCAAAAAGCTGGACCTGGAGGACGCCCTCTTCGAGGCACGCTACCCCAATGGATTACCGTATTTTCAGCATTGGGTCACGCTCGATTTCGTCGCCCGTCAACACGGTTTTTCGGTGGGCAATATCACCCACATGGTGGACCTGGCCTATCCCTATTTTTTGCAGTCCGAAGCGTGGGACACCGATGCCGGACGCGCACTGAGCCATGCCTCGCGACTGGGTCCGTATCAGCGTGAGTTACTGACTGAAGCCCCCATTGACCCAGAGGACGACGATGCACGGGATGCGTACTACGCGCGTAATTTCGGCACGGTCGGCGCTGGATGGCAAAACCTCAATCAGGTGAAATTCTTCGGCGAGCGTACCCGACAGGACTCGCGGGGCCTGGAGGCGTTGCTGTCGATTCGCGAGTTCGCCCCGACCCGTTCGGCCAATGTGGCTGTTTACGGAGATTCCCAGCCGGGGGAAACGGAAAGTCATCGTTGCGGATCGGTCTTTGTCAACGCCGGCACATCGCCGGTGCTCGATATCGACTACAGGGACACCAGCGGAGGGTTTCTTCATCGCTTGACGCAAGCGCCGACGACGATTGATCGCTACGAGCGAATGAATCGCAAGCTGCGACTGGACCAATGGCTGGACCTGCCCAGCGACCAGGTGGATGCGCTTCTGGCAGCAGCCATCCATGCCGAGGCGCGAGGGGCAACACCCGCTCATCCGTACTGGATTTCCACGCACAGCGTGCATGCGCTGGGGTTGTTTCAGTCACTGCGCGAGCGCTACGGTTGCACGGCCCAGGACTTCGCGGCGTTTATCGATGAAGTGTCGATTTATGGCCGGGCGCAGGTGCTCTCGCTGTTTGACCGCACCTTCAACAGTCAGGGTGACTATCGCCAGCCAATGCGGCTGGACGGTGGCGAGTTTTCGGCACTGCCGACGCAAGGCGAGAGCGATTTGACGATCAGTCAGCTATGCAGCGGTTTGAGTATCGATCTGCAGACCTACGCTTACCTGGCGGCGGCCATTGCCGAGGCACATGGGCTGGGGAACAAACTCAAGCGCAGCGCGGCGGTGATCTCGAGTTTTTACCGGTTGGTGAAGTTGCCGCGGTTGCTGGGCATTACGCCGGTCGAAGGCGTACTGATGCTGACCCTGTTGGGCGGCAAGAGCTGGATCAACGGGTTGGCAGGCCTGCCACGCATGGTCGAGCGCCGCGATGATGAAACCCCTCCCGACGTTCTCAACCTGATTTATGCCATGCATTCCTGCGCGTCCTGGTGCAAGGATCGCGACATGCCGGTGTTGTGGATGTTGCAGCAGGTTTCACCACCTCAGGCATTGGCGGTGGTCACCGAGGCTGAACGTCAGTTGTTCGAGCAGATTCGCAACTTGCTGCCAGCCTCATTGTTCAGCAATGCCGGACTGCAGACGGCCGGCGTCCCCTTGCTGGTCGGGCTGGACTGGCTGCAATTACTGGTAGCGCTGGTCGACGCCACGGGGCTGGTCATTGCTTCGGATTTGCCTGAGGCGGACTACCTGCTCTTTGCCAGAGAAAAGCTTGATCAGGCGGTCAGGGACGGACTCGGTGAAAACGACGCCGGAGTGCGGGCAATCATCGTCGAACGCATGTTGAGCGTGCTGATAAGGGCACGGGAGGCTCAAGTGTCGGTGGCCAGAGAGTGTCTGGCGGTCTACACCGCACTCGACGCCGAACGTTCGCTACGCATACTGACCTGGGCGCAGTCCACGGTGTATCAACTGTTGGCCCGGGTGCTGGAACGTGCCGAGCAGTCTGCACCGCAGGCGCGTGCGTCCGAACAGCCGGATCCCTTGTTGAGCCTGTTGGCCGATGTGCGGCGGCGCGCTGCGGTGGTGAGCAAGCTGAACCTGAGTGCCCGGCTGCTGGAGGACCTTCTGCAGTACGGCCACAAGGCCTGGATGGATCAGCAAGACCGGCATCTGTTGTCGGTGCGCACGCTGTATTTCCTGAGCGCGTTGACTCGTGCGTTCGAGTTGAGCGAGCAACCTGCCGAGAAATTGCTCGACTATCTGCGCGAGGTCAATGCCCTGACCGATGATCTGTCTGTCGATGCGTTGTGGCTCGCGCAGCAGGCGGCATTACGGCGGCTCGCGGCATTTTTTGACTGGAGCGTGCAGGAAGTGCACGAGTGCGTCATTCACATCGACCCTGCTCTCAAGATTCTGAAGAACCTCAGTCAACTGGACCTGTTGCTGCGCATACGCGTACTGGCGGCGCACAGTGGCATGGATGCCCAGACGATTTTTCTGCTGGGCAATTTGCCTGAAGCGATCGACAAGGACGCTTATCGACTCGCCGCCGAACGAGCCGTGCTCAGCCTCTCGGAAACCCGCGCACCGATGGTGTCTTTCGCCGATGAGGTGCCTGAACCGCTGCTCAGCATGATCTGTACTGCGGACAAGACCGACGTAGTGGCCAACAAACCTGATGAAAAAATCATCTTTACCGTGACGCTCAAGACTCCCGGCGGCAAAGCGTTGAGCGGCGTGTACGTGCACTGGCAGACGAGCCTGGGCACGGTCGCTGCGAAAGCCACGCAAGTCGATGGCACTGTGCAGGTCGAATACCTGCCGGGCAAGGTCATGGGGCAGGAGGTGCCTTTATTCTGGGTGGCCCTGATCGATGCGCAGCAGGCACCGCTGGTCGCTGTCACCGATGACGCTCAGACGCTGTTTTTCCCTGGGCCATTGATGTCTCTGGTACCCGAGGAGCCAATACCGGCGGGGCAGGAGTTCGAGCTGACCGCCACGCTGCGCGATGACTATAAAAATCTCG
- a CDS encoding PilZ domain-containing protein has product MFTDRRIERHQLPYFLRVFNSVTDKPIGFLGNVSEDGLMLISQLPMMIGVDFSLRLKLPCGDGLQQVIDLTACCLWCHEDATPMHYDAGFSLQRPPAEYAQLVEALRQYFSFQPLPASA; this is encoded by the coding sequence ATGTTTACCGACCGCCGGATCGAACGGCATCAATTGCCGTATTTCCTCAGAGTGTTCAACAGCGTCACTGACAAACCCATCGGTTTTCTCGGCAACGTGTCCGAAGATGGACTGATGCTGATCAGCCAGTTGCCGATGATGATTGGTGTCGATTTCAGCCTGCGTCTCAAACTCCCGTGCGGCGATGGCCTCCAGCAGGTGATCGACCTCACCGCGTGCTGCCTGTGGTGCCATGAAGACGCCACCCCGATGCATTACGACGCCGGCTTCAGCCTGCAGCGCCCACCGGCGGAATACGCGCAACTGGTCGAGGCGTTGCGCCAGTACTTCAGTTTTCAGCCATTGCCGGCTTCTGCCTGA
- a CDS encoding tetratricopeptide repeat protein encodes MRFVPIAALALSALAVTGCTRWSMNHHLNNAYSAYDRGNCEQVMLELSKVERASRARPYVWPEVSMMRGQCLERQKMFVDAAQTYQFIMASYPNSEYAYRARARLETLESLGHYPTRSAAAVVRPTRF; translated from the coding sequence ATGCGATTCGTACCCATTGCCGCCCTTGCCCTCAGCGCCCTCGCCGTCACGGGCTGCACCCGTTGGTCGATGAACCATCATTTGAACAACGCCTACAGCGCCTACGACCGCGGCAATTGCGAGCAAGTGATGCTCGAACTGTCCAAGGTCGAACGTGCCAGCCGTGCCCGCCCGTACGTGTGGCCGGAAGTGTCGATGATGCGCGGCCAGTGCCTGGAACGGCAGAAGATGTTTGTCGATGCCGCGCAGACCTATCAGTTCATCATGGCCTCTTACCCGAACAGCGAATACGCCTACCGCGCCCGCGCCCGTCTGGAAACCCTGGAAAGCCTGGGCCATTACCCTACGCGTAGCGCCGCAGCCGTGGTACGCCCGACACGTTTCTGA
- the pyk gene encoding pyruvate kinase, with amino-acid sequence MSVRRTKIVATLGPASNSPEVLEQLILAGLDVARLNFSHGTPDEHKARAKLVRDLAAKHGRFVALLGDLQGPKIRIAKFANKKIELKIGDQFTFSTSHPLTEGNQQVVGIDYPDLVKDCGVGDELLLDDGRVVMRVDTATATELHCTVTIGGPLSDHKGINRRGGGLTAPALTEKDKADIKLAAEMEVDYLAVSFPRDAADMNYARQLRDEAGGTAWLVAKIERAEAVADDETLDGLIQASDAVMVARGDLGVEIGDAELVGIQKKIILHARRHNKAVIVATQMMESMIQNPMPTRAEVSDVANAVLDYTDAVMLSAESAAGLYPLEAVQAMARICVGAEKHPTGKTSGHRIGTEFTRCDESIALATMYTANHFPGVKAIIALTESGYTPLIMSRIRSSVPIYAFSPHRETQARAAMFRGVYTVPFDPASLEPHEVSQKAIDELVKRGVVEKGDWVILTKGDSYHTTGGTNGMKILHVGDPQV; translated from the coding sequence ATGTCCGTCCGTCGTACCAAAATCGTCGCTACCCTTGGCCCGGCCAGTAACTCGCCGGAAGTTCTCGAACAGCTGATTCTGGCTGGCCTGGACGTTGCCCGTCTGAACTTCTCCCACGGCACCCCCGACGAGCACAAGGCTCGCGCGAAGCTGGTGCGTGACCTGGCTGCCAAGCACGGTCGCTTCGTCGCCCTGCTGGGTGACCTGCAAGGCCCGAAAATCCGTATCGCCAAATTCGCCAACAAGAAGATCGAGCTGAAGATCGGTGACCAGTTCACCTTCTCCACCAGCCATCCGTTGACCGAAGGCAACCAGCAAGTGGTCGGCATCGACTACCCGGACCTGGTCAAGGACTGCGGCGTGGGCGACGAGCTGCTGCTCGACGACGGCCGCGTGGTGATGCGCGTTGATACCGCCACCGCAACAGAATTGCATTGCACCGTGACCATCGGCGGCCCGCTGTCCGACCACAAAGGCATCAACCGTCGCGGTGGCGGCCTGACCGCTCCGGCCCTGACTGAAAAAGACAAGGCCGACATCAAGCTTGCTGCAGAAATGGAAGTCGACTACCTCGCGGTGTCCTTCCCGCGTGACGCTGCCGACATGAACTACGCCCGTCAACTGCGCGACGAAGCCGGCGGTACTGCCTGGCTGGTGGCGAAGATCGAACGCGCCGAAGCCGTGGCCGACGACGAAACCCTCGATGGTCTGATCCAGGCTTCCGACGCGGTGATGGTTGCTCGTGGTGACTTGGGTGTGGAAATCGGCGACGCCGAGCTGGTCGGCATTCAGAAGAAAATCATTCTGCACGCACGCCGCCACAACAAGGCTGTGATCGTCGCGACCCAGATGATGGAGTCGATGATCCAGAACCCGATGCCGACCCGCGCCGAAGTGTCCGACGTGGCCAACGCCGTGCTCGACTACACCGACGCCGTGATGCTCTCGGCTGAATCCGCTGCAGGTCTGTATCCGCTGGAAGCTGTTCAGGCGATGGCGCGCATCTGCGTCGGCGCTGAAAAGCACCCGACCGGCAAGACTTCGGGCCACCGCATCGGCACCGAATTCACTCGTTGCGACGAAAGCATCGCACTGGCGACCATGTACACCGCCAACCACTTCCCGGGCGTTAAAGCGATCATCGCCTTGACCGAAAGTGGCTACACCCCACTGATCATGTCGCGCATCCGTTCTTCGGTGCCGATCTACGCGTTTTCGCCGCACCGTGAAACCCAGGCGCGCGCAGCGATGTTCCGTGGCGTGTACACCGTACCGTTCGATCCGGCTTCGCTGGAACCGCACGAAGTCAGCCAGAAGGCCATCGACGAGTTGGTCAAGCGCGGCGTTGTGGAAAAAGGCGACTGGGTCATCCTGACCAAGGGCGACAGCTACCACACCACCGGCGGCACCAACGGCATGAAGATCCTGCACGTGGGCGACCCACAGGTCTGA
- a CDS encoding enoyl-CoA hydratase-related protein → MTEAILLERERGLLTLRLNRPDKKNALTRAMYSRMAEALQQADTDPQINAVLITGSAECFTAGNDIADFIQQPPSDLDSPVFHFMLNLLECRKPVIAAVAGAAVGIGTTLLLHCDLVYVSRDARLRMPFVNLGLCPEFGSSLILPRLLGQAKAAELLLLGEGFSGEQAAQWGIATEALSSGDAALSKAREMALRFDELPAEAVRISKQLMKAPDRELIRKVIEEEGMLFTQRLRSPEALAALTGFIKRH, encoded by the coding sequence ATGACCGAAGCCATCCTGCTGGAACGCGAGCGCGGTTTACTGACCCTGCGCCTCAATCGCCCGGACAAGAAAAATGCCCTGACCCGGGCGATGTACAGTCGAATGGCAGAGGCGTTGCAGCAGGCGGATACCGATCCACAAATCAATGCCGTGCTGATCACCGGCAGCGCCGAGTGCTTCACCGCCGGCAACGACATCGCCGACTTCATCCAGCAACCGCCGAGCGATCTCGACAGCCCGGTGTTTCACTTCATGCTCAACCTGCTCGAATGCCGCAAACCGGTGATCGCCGCCGTGGCCGGTGCAGCGGTGGGTATCGGCACTACGCTGTTGCTGCACTGCGATCTGGTCTACGTCAGCCGCGATGCACGCCTGCGCATGCCATTCGTCAACCTTGGCCTGTGCCCGGAGTTCGGCTCAAGCCTGATCCTGCCGCGTTTGCTCGGGCAAGCCAAAGCAGCGGAACTATTGTTGCTGGGCGAGGGTTTTAGTGGCGAACAGGCGGCGCAGTGGGGCATTGCCACCGAAGCGCTAAGCAGCGGCGACGCGGCGTTGAGCAAGGCGCGGGAGATGGCCTTGCGCTTCGACGAGCTGCCGGCCGAAGCGGTGCGCATCAGCAAGCAATTGATGAAGGCACCGGATCGCGAGTTGATCCGCAAGGTGATCGAGGAGGAGGGCATGCTGTTCACCCAGCGCCTGCGTTCGCCGGAAGCATTGGCGGCGTTGACCGGATTTATCAAACGGCATTGA
- a CDS encoding iron-sulfur-binding ferredoxin reductase, which translates to MPELRVGERHWSVAAGSNLLDALNQNGVAVPYSCRAGSCHACLVQCVKGLPADSRPDALSAEQRQQGWRLACQCQVSEDLQVHTFDPLTDGRPAVVEALDWLSDNVLRLRLTPQRPLRYSAGQHLVLWLEHIARPYSLASLPEEERFLEFHLDCRQPGEFSDAARRLQIGDPIRLGELRGGALHYDPDWHDRPLWLLAAGTGLGPLFGVLREALRQDHQGAIRIIHLAHDDREHYLAKPLAALAAQRENLSVELWTTAESAAALAQLRLVSRQTVALVCGSTVSVDAFARRLYLAGLPRNQLLADVFLSRG; encoded by the coding sequence ATGCCTGAACTACGCGTCGGTGAGCGGCACTGGTCGGTGGCGGCGGGCAGCAATCTGCTCGATGCCCTTAACCAGAACGGTGTCGCCGTGCCCTACAGTTGCCGCGCCGGCAGTTGCCATGCCTGCCTGGTGCAATGCGTGAAAGGCCTGCCCGCCGATAGCCGGCCGGATGCGCTGAGTGCCGAGCAGCGTCAGCAAGGCTGGCGGCTGGCCTGTCAGTGCCAGGTCAGCGAAGATTTGCAGGTGCACACCTTTGACCCGCTTACCGATGGGCGGCCGGCAGTGGTCGAGGCGCTGGACTGGCTCAGCGACAACGTTTTGCGTTTGCGCCTGACCCCGCAACGGCCCTTGCGCTACAGCGCCGGGCAGCATCTGGTGCTGTGGCTCGAGCACATCGCCCGGCCGTATTCGTTGGCGAGCCTGCCGGAAGAAGAGCGCTTTCTCGAATTCCACCTCGATTGCCGGCAACCCGGCGAATTCAGCGATGCCGCGCGGCGCCTGCAGATCGGCGACCCGATCCGTCTCGGCGAGTTGCGCGGCGGTGCGCTGCATTACGACCCCGACTGGCATGACCGGCCGCTGTGGCTGCTGGCTGCCGGTACCGGTCTCGGCCCGTTGTTCGGTGTGCTGCGCGAAGCGTTGCGGCAGGATCATCAAGGCGCGATCCGCATCATTCACCTGGCTCATGACGATCGCGAACACTATCTGGCCAAACCCCTGGCAGCGCTGGCCGCACAGCGCGAAAACCTCAGCGTCGAACTGTGGACGACGGCCGAGTCAGCCGCCGCTTTGGCACAACTGCGTCTTGTCTCGCGGCAAACCGTGGCCTTAGTCTGCGGCTCGACGGTCAGCGTCGACGCTTTCGCCCGGCGTCTGTATCTGGCCGGATTACCGCGCAATCAACTGCTGGCCGACGTATTTTTGTCCCGTGGTTGA
- a CDS encoding GGDEF domain-containing protein codes for MTHNAIQRLLLKRFALAAATYGLALLLLWLAFFTGHYDQTLSSVAIGSALVVISQASLFVLFWTGRNQRFADPSLTEVQVLLGLGWQTWLIAHLDEARGAFLVFYVLILLFGLFHLSRRAFIRCALLVFFSFCAITLWDGYHFLLPEPALAALQVCILAMVLAWLVLYARFVQVSRQRMRQRRFALQAHQDTLRGMMRQLEDLVATDELTGLFNRRHFLRLASRELGAMDTGVMHGLALIDLDHFKRINDLHGHAAGDQVLQAFAGVAGACLRDGDVLARYGGEEFVVLLPDCDAERLTACCERLRIAFTDVELIGLNVRNLSLSAGMTLLELGDDLDDALQRADQALYRAKRDGRNRCAAAWESVDA; via the coding sequence TTGACCCATAACGCCATTCAACGTCTTTTACTGAAACGTTTTGCCCTCGCTGCAGCCACCTACGGATTGGCTTTGCTGCTGCTGTGGCTGGCGTTTTTTACCGGGCATTACGACCAGACTCTGAGCTCTGTGGCCATTGGCAGCGCCCTCGTGGTGATCAGCCAGGCGAGCCTGTTCGTGCTGTTCTGGACCGGGCGTAACCAACGTTTTGCCGACCCCAGCCTGACCGAAGTGCAAGTGCTGCTGGGGCTTGGCTGGCAAACCTGGCTGATCGCGCATCTGGATGAAGCGCGCGGGGCGTTTCTGGTCTTCTACGTGTTGATCCTGCTGTTCGGCCTGTTCCACCTCAGTCGACGCGCGTTCATTCGCTGCGCACTGCTGGTGTTCTTCAGTTTCTGCGCAATCACCCTGTGGGACGGCTACCACTTCCTGCTGCCCGAGCCTGCGCTCGCCGCTCTGCAGGTGTGCATTCTGGCGATGGTGCTGGCGTGGCTGGTGCTGTACGCGCGCTTTGTCCAGGTCTCGCGCCAACGCATGCGTCAACGCCGCTTTGCTTTGCAGGCGCATCAGGACACCCTGCGCGGGATGATGCGCCAGCTCGAAGACCTGGTGGCCACCGATGAGCTGACCGGGCTGTTCAATCGTCGGCATTTCCTGCGTCTGGCCTCGCGCGAACTGGGCGCGATGGACACGGGTGTGATGCACGGCCTGGCGCTGATCGACCTTGATCACTTCAAACGCATCAATGACCTGCACGGCCACGCCGCTGGCGATCAGGTGTTGCAGGCGTTCGCCGGCGTCGCTGGCGCCTGCCTGCGCGACGGCGATGTGCTGGCGCGCTATGGGGGTGAGGAGTTTGTCGTGCTGCTGCCCGATTGCGACGCTGAACGCCTGACCGCCTGTTGTGAGCGTCTGCGCATCGCGTTCACCGATGTCGAACTGATCGGCCTGAATGTGCGCAACCTCAGTCTGTCGGCGGGCATGACCCTGCTGGAACTGGGCGATGATCTCGACGACGCCTTGCAGCGTGCCGATCAGGCGCTGTACCGGGCCAAACGTGATGGACGCAATCGCTGCGCGGCAGCCTGGGAGAGCGTCGATGCCTGA
- a CDS encoding fumarate hydratase — MTVIKQDDLIQSVADALQFISYYHPVDFIQAMHEAYLREESPAARDSMAQILINSRMCATGHRPICQDTGIVTVFARVGMDVRWDGATMGLDDMINEGVRRAYNLPENVLRASILADPAGARKNTKDNTPAVIHYSIVPGNTVEVDVAAKGGGSENKSKMAMLNPSDSIVDWVLKTVPTMGAGWCPPGMLGIGIGGTAEKAAVMAKEVLMESIDIHELKARGPQNRIEEMRLELFEKVNQLGIGAQGLGGLTTVLDVKIMDYPTHAASLPVCMIPNCAATRHAHFVLDGSGPASLEAPPLDAYPEIVWEAGPSARRVNLDTLTPEDVQSWKPGETVLLNGKMLTGRDAAHKRMVEMLNKGETLPVDLKGRFIYYVGPVDPVGDEVVGPAGPTTATRMDKFTRQILEQTGLLGMIGKSERGPTAIEAIKDNKAVYLMAVGGAAYLVAQAIKKSQVLAFAELGMEAIYEFEVKDMPVTVAVDSKGESVHITGPAIWQQKISESLAVEVQ; from the coding sequence ATGACCGTGATCAAGCAAGACGACCTGATTCAGAGCGTTGCCGACGCCCTGCAGTTCATTTCCTATTACCACCCCGTGGATTTCATCCAGGCGATGCACGAAGCCTACCTGCGCGAAGAATCGCCAGCGGCCCGTGACTCGATGGCGCAAATCCTGATCAACTCGCGCATGTGCGCCACCGGCCACCGCCCGATCTGCCAGGACACCGGTATCGTTACCGTGTTCGCGCGCGTCGGCATGGACGTGCGTTGGGATGGCGCCACCATGGGCCTGGACGACATGATCAACGAAGGCGTGCGCCGCGCCTACAACCTGCCGGAAAACGTCCTGCGTGCCTCGATCCTCGCCGATCCGGCTGGCGCTCGGAAAAACACCAAGGACAACACGCCGGCCGTGATTCACTATTCCATCGTCCCGGGCAACACCGTGGAAGTGGACGTGGCAGCCAAGGGCGGCGGTTCCGAGAACAAGTCGAAAATGGCCATGCTCAACCCGTCCGACTCGATCGTTGACTGGGTACTCAAGACCGTTCCGACCATGGGCGCCGGCTGGTGCCCACCGGGCATGCTCGGTATCGGCATCGGCGGCACCGCCGAGAAAGCTGCGGTCATGGCCAAAGAAGTGTTGATGGAATCCATCGACATCCACGAGCTGAAAGCCCGTGGCCCGCAGAACCGCATCGAAGAAATGCGTCTGGAACTGTTCGAGAAGGTCAACCAGCTGGGCATCGGCGCCCAGGGCCTCGGTGGCCTGACCACCGTGCTCGACGTGAAGATCATGGACTACCCGACTCACGCAGCCTCGCTGCCGGTGTGCATGATCCCGAACTGCGCCGCCACCCGTCACGCGCATTTCGTGCTTGATGGTTCCGGCCCGGCCTCGCTGGAAGCGCCGCCGCTGGACGCCTACCCGGAAATCGTCTGGGAAGCCGGCCCGTCGGCCCGTCGCGTCAACCTCGACACCCTGACCCCGGAAGACGTGCAGAGCTGGAAGCCGGGCGAAACCGTCCTGCTCAACGGCAAAATGCTCACCGGTCGCGACGCCGCGCACAAGCGCATGGTCGAGATGCTGAACAAGGGTGAAACCCTGCCGGTCGACCTCAAAGGTCGCTTCATCTACTACGTTGGCCCGGTTGATCCGGTCGGTGACGAAGTGGTTGGCCCGGCAGGCCCGACCACCGCGACGCGGATGGACAAGTTCACCCGGCAGATCCTCGAGCAAACCGGCCTGTTGGGCATGATCGGCAAATCCGAGCGCGGCCCGACCGCCATCGAAGCGATCAAGGACAACAAAGCCGTGTACCTGATGGCTGTCGGCGGCGCGGCTTACCTGGTTGCTCAGGCGATCAAGAAGTCGCAAGTGCTGGCGTTTGCCGAACTGGGCATGGAAGCGATCTACGAGTTCGAGGTCAAGGACATGCCGGTCACCGTTGCGGTGGACAGCAAAGGTGAGTCGGTACACATCACCGGCCCGGCGATCTGGCAACAGAAGATCAGCGAAAGCCTGGCGGTAGAAGTGCAGTAA